The following are encoded together in the Lathyrus oleraceus cultivar Zhongwan6 chromosome 3, CAAS_Psat_ZW6_1.0, whole genome shotgun sequence genome:
- the LOC127132326 gene encoding piezo-type mechanosensitive ion channel homolog isoform X5 yields the protein MFRLQQLNGMLLVFILLWAASTYIFNVALTVSNNKSPKLQDMKIWETIGLWHYPIPAYYLLAQFGLGFLVAVCNLVNNSVLLCITDQGQLTADESVVEEEEDTTVLVVATIAWGLRKCSHVIILTLIFLIAIRPGLFHAVYMIFFLIYLLSNAINSKLRQAVILLCEAQFALQFILRLDLISKHLDQKGSYAFQILSQLGMLNHIHSVDFFKISIVACFCAIHNHGLQTLLTFSAIVRHTSCPPVGFNILRAGLIKPVCLSGYSPRSSEGQGTHERKTISYLKVIRQKFLSAYRSCGKYIAFLTILLSVYLCTPNYASFGYLFFLLLWISGRQVVGKTRKHLWFPMKLYAIFVFFSIYSVGVFSSSKIWFPGIIGFQTAFGYDPEASVLQNIWEPLAVLVVMQLYSYERRQSKSSGSSNYDAPEIRPFPFTRRLLVRHTDKILYFALIYASISPISAFGFLYLVGLLNFLRLPKSSQIPAKVFLVYSGLLIMVEYLFQMWGDQAKMFPGQDHSQLSLLMGLQLYKPGFKGLESGLRGKVVVIVACILQYNVFRWLEKMQFVNGNGDRWNEPCSLFSPVDDPNETPSSPTIKRGTRSRSWPTINSVLSLGLDSAQRDGVKKNQLLHFWGSSKDSLKWNRKRLLFLRKERLEMQKTVLKVSLTFWIENMFNLFGLEINMIVLLLASFAVLNAISLLYIASLAACVFLHRLLIKKLWPVFVFLFASIITIEYLAIWMHLAFVHQQIGEQVPCRDCWRVSDIYFSYCKRCWLGIIVDDPRMLISYYGVFMFSCFKFRADQASTLNGLEMYQKILSQWKSASVLSDLSFETKGYWTILDHLRLYGYCHLLDFVLSLILITGTLEYDMLHFGYLGFALVFFRMRLKILKKGNQIFRYLRMYNFVVIVLSLAYQSPFVGDFSEIKSGYIERINELVGFHKYDYGFRITSRSSFVEIIIFMLVSLQSYMFSFPEFVYVSKYLEKEQIGAILRQQEKKAAWKTAQLQHTRKTAVLKHARSLQVEKMKSEMLNLQDQLHNMSTDANCSNASLEIDGLRERGNSSLDFHRESEFWKKDLDINTESTVPNNVNQSLLSEKSARPLAPEYWKHPIDSPHGIVDVKDRTEHNGDFDLKIRNRYKLRVRKNALVSAVHFIGKGVSQVQSLGNMAVSNLMNYLKIEHEELESTDDSSDDEEYYEIENQNTGAEPLESTFSLHSVNDHTGPDTAYLQIGIIFRCMWSRMRSNNDVVCYCCFILIYLWSFSLLSVVYLAALFLYALCQNTGPGYIFWVTMLIYTEMCILLQYLYQIIIQHTEFEFHVSLLQELGFPAKKITSSFVTNNLPYFLVYIFTLLQTSITVKDGGWTIAADSSFSKRRNQNFIEDVNCSTFQDRLERLFLPLKNLLKRLVRSLCRYWRSLTWGAETPPYFVQLSMEVNMWPEEGIQPKKIESRINKSLKILHNRRCREDKLFKLHSASRVRVQSIEKSEENENLCLIVFEVLYASPSIEFTAEEWYSSLTPAEDVSNEIRKAQHIGIFKEIGFPYRIISIIGGGKREIDLYAYIFGADLAVFFLIAIFYESVMKANSEFLEVYQFEDQFPEDFVSVLMVVFFLIVLDRIIYLCSFATGKVIFYLFNLVLFTYSITKYAWDMDPLHRYSGRLAIRAIYFTKAISLVLQAMQIHFGIPHKSTLYRQFLTSSVSRVYVLGFRLYRAIPFLYELRCVLDWSCTTTSLTMYDWLKLEDIHASLFLVKCDVVLNRASHQQGQKQTKMTKFCGGICLFFVLMCVIWTPMLMYSSGNPTNIANPIKDASVRIDIKTLSGRLTLFETTLCEKISWERLEARASLDPLGYLSAYNGNDIQLICCQSDASRLWQVPPIVQARFMKSLRWNMDITFYWEFTRDRPKGKEVVKYELTIQEQDLPTSYEVARVFNGTSNSFPVFNIYPRYFRVTGSGDVRSLEQSILTGITSLKVELVSGDLVLNRGDPEWWSFYDLDISDSHGCGKFPGPMAIIVSEETPQGIIGETLSKFSIWGLYITFVLAVGRFIRLQCSDLRMRIPFENLPSCDRLMAICEDIYAARAEGELEVEEILYWTLVKIYRSPHMLLEYTQAE from the exons ATGTTTCGATTGCAGCAGCTGAATGGCATGCTTCTTGTTTTCATTCTTCTTTGGGCAGCTAGCACATATATCTTCAACGTGGCACTCACTGTCTCCAATAACAAATCACCGAAG TTGCAGGATATGAAAATATGGGAAACTATAGGCTTGTGGCATTACCCTATCCCGGCATACTATTTGCTTGCACAATTTGGTCTTGGTTTTCTTGTTGCTGTGTGCAATCTTGTAAACAATTCAGTGTTATTGTGCATTACTGATCAAGGACAATTAACAGCTGATGAATCTGTTGTGGAAG AGGAAGAAGACACCACAGTTTTAGTTGTGGCTACAATAGCATGGGGACTACGCAAGTGCTCACATGTTATAATTTTAACATTGATATTTCTTATTGCAATAAGACCCGGTCTTTTTCATGCTGTTTATA TGATTTTCTTTTTAATTTATCTTTTAAGCAATGCAATCAACAGCAAATTACGGCAAGCTGTTATCCTTTTATGTGAGGCGCAATTTGCACTTCAGTTCATTCTTCGGCTTGATTTGATCTCCAAACATTTAGACCAGAAAGGTTCATATGCTTTTCAAATTCTCTCACAATTAG GCATGCTTAATCATATCCATTCAGTGGATTTCTTCAAAATATCGATTGTTGCCTGCTTTTGTGCAATTCATAATCACGGGCTTCAAACACTTCTTACATTTTCAGCTATTGTGCGACACACATCTTGCCCACCAGTCGGGTTTAACATTTTGAGAGCTGGCTTGATCAAACCTGTCTGTTTATCGGGTTATAGTCCAAGATCTAGTGAAGGCCAGGGAACTCATG AGAGGAAGACCATATCATATTTGAAGGTTATAAGGCAGAAGTTCCTTTCTGCTTATCGGTCATGTGGTAAATACATTGCCTTCCTGACAATTCTCCTCAGTGTATACCTATGCACACCAAACTATGCTTCATTTGGTTACTTATTCTTTCTTCTACTGTGGATAAGTGGAAGGCAAGTTGTAGGGAAAACAAGAAAGCATCTCTGGTTTCCTATGAAATTGTATGCTATATTTGTGTTTTTCTCAATTTACAGCGTTGGTGTCTTTTCCAGCTCAAAGATATGGTTTCCTGGGATCATTGGTTTTCAAACTGCCTTTGGCTATGACCCAGAAGCTTCAGTGTTACAAAACATTTGGGAACCCTTGGCTGTTTTGGTAGTGATGCAGCTGTATAGCTATGAAAGGAGGCAGAGCAAAAGTTCTGGGTCTAGTAACTATGATGCACCTGAAATAAGACCTTTTCCTTTTACCAGACGTCTGTTGGTCAGGCATACTGATAAGATACTATATTTTGCCCTGATTTATGCATCTATATCACCTATAAGTGCATTTGGTTTCCTGTATCTTGTTGGTTTACTTAACTTCTTAAGATTACCAAAGTCTTCTCAGATCCCTGCAAAAGTATTTCTAGTTTATTCAGGACTTCTTATAATGGTGGAATATCTTTTCCAGATGTGGGGAGATCAAGCTAAGATGTTTCCTGGCCAAGATCACTCTCAGTTATCCTTACTTATGGGTTTACAGCTGTATAAGCCTGGTTTTAAAGGTTTAGAGTCAGGGTTGAGGGGAAAGGTTGTGGTTATTGTAGCATGTATACTTCAATACAATGTTTTTCGTTGGTTGGAAAAGATGCAATTTGTTAACGGAAATGGAGATAGATGGAACGAGCCTTGTTCTCTATTCAGTCCAGTTGATGATCCTAATGAAACTCCTAGTTCACCAACAATTAAAAGAGGTACAAGAAGTCGTTCATGGCCAACAATTAATTCTGTATTATCCCTAGGGCTAGATTCAGCGCAAAGAGATGGAGTAAAAAAAAATCAACTTTTACATTTCTGGGGGAGTTCAAAGGATAGCTTGAAGTGGAACAGAAAGCGGCTTCTTTTCTTGAGAAAAGAGAGGCTGGAAATGCAGAAGACTGTTTTAAAAGTATCTTTGACGTTCTGGATAGAGAACATGTTCAATTTATTTGGTCTTGAAATCAACATGATTGTTTTGCTTCTTGCTAGCTTTGCTGTGTTGAATGCCATCTCCTTGCTCTATATAGCATCACTTGCTGCTTGTGTTTTTCTACATCGGCTACTCATTAAAAAGTTATGGCCTGTTTTTGTTTTTCTATTTGCTTCTATCATCACTATTGAGTACTTGGCTATCTGGATGCATCTTGCTTTCGTGCACCAACAGATTGGCGAACAAGTACCATGCCGTGACTGTTGGAGAGTATCAGATATATATTTCAGTTACTGCAAAAGGTGTTGGCTAG GAATTATTGTTGATGATCCTCGTATGCTTATTAGCTATTATGGGGTTTTCATGTTTTCATGTTTCAAATTCCGGGCTGATCAGGCATCTACTCTCAATGGATTAGAGATGTATCAGAAAATACTGTCGCAATGGAAGTCTGCATCTGTACTGAGTGATCTTTcttttgaaacaaaaggatattGGACAATTCTTGACCACTTGAGGCTTTATGGTTATTGTCACTTGTTAGATTTCGTTCTTTCATTAATTTTGATTACAGGAACTCTTGAATATGACATGCTGCATTTTGGCTATCTTGGTTTTGCTCTAGTTTTCTTCCGAATGAGGCTAAAAATACTAAAGAAAGGAAATCAAATCTTTAGGTACTTAAGGATGTACAACTTCGTTGTTATCGTCCTGTCTCTTGCATATCAATCTCCTTTTGTTGGTGACTTTAGTGAGATCAAAAGTGGTTACATAGAACGGATAAATGAATTGGTTGGATTTCACAAATATGATTATGGTTTTCGAATTACATCAAGATCATCATTTGTGGAAATCATCATATTCATGTTAGTATCACTACAGTCATACATGTTCTCATTTCCAGAATTTGTTTATGTATCAAAATACCTTGAGAAAGAACAGATCGGTGCTATACTGCGGCAACAAGAGAAGAAAGCTGCTTGGAAGACTGCTCAGTTACAGCACACACGTAAAACTGCAGTGCTGAAGCATGCCCGAAGCTTGCAGGTGGAAAAGATGAAATCAGAGATGCTAAACCTTCAAGACCAGCTCCATAATATGAGCACTGATGCAAACTGTAGTAACGCTTCTCTCGAAATAGATGGCCTACGAGAAAGAGGAAATTCTTCCTTAGATTTTCATAGGGAAAGCGAATTCTGGAAGAAAGACCTTGATATAAATACCGAGTCAACAGTCCCAAATAATGTGAATCAATCTCTATTGAGTGAAAAATCTGCAAGGCCACTGGCACCAGAATATTGGAAGCATCCAATTGATTCACCTCATGGAATTGTTGACGTAAAGGATAGAACTGAACACAATGgtgattttgatttaaaaataagGAACCGTTATAAACTTCGAGTCAGGAAAAATGCTTTAGTTTCAGCTGTACATTTCATAGGAAAAGGAGTATCTCAGGTGCAGTCACTTGGAAATATGGCAGTTAGCAATCTAATGAACTATCTGAAGATAGAACATGAAGAACTAGAGTCAACTGACGATTCATCTGATGATGAGGAGTACTATGAGATTGAGAATCAGAATACTGGTGCAGAACCTCTGGAGTCTACATTTTCCTTACACTCTGTCAATGATCATACTGGGCCTGATACTGCTTATCTTCAAATTGGCATTATTTTCCGTTGCATGTGGTCCCGAATGAGGTCGAATAATGATGTTGTTTGCTATTGCTGCTTCATTCTAATATATCTATGGTCCTTCAGTTTACTTTCTGTGGTCTACCTAGCAGCTCTCTTTTTATATGCTCTCTGTCAAAATACTGGTCCCGGTTACATATTTTGGGTTACTATGCTGATATACACTGAGATGTGCATTTTGCTTCAATATTTGTATCAAATCATTATTCAACACACCGAGTTTGAATTCCACGTGAGCTTACTTCAAGAATTGGGGTTCCCTGCGAAAAAAATAACATCATCTTTTGTTACAAACAACTTACCATATTTTCTAGTATATATATTCACTCTCTTGCAAACCTCCATAACTGTGAAAGACGGTGGTTGGACAATCGCTGCAGATTCCAGCTTTAGTAAGAGAAGAAATCAAAACTTCATAGAGGATGTAAACTGCTCCACCTTCCAAGATAGATTAGAGAGATTATTCCTACCACTGAAAAATCTACTGAAACGGTTGGTCAGAAGCCTCTGTAGGTACTGGAGATCATTAACTTGGGGTGCAGAAACACCCCCGTACTTTGTGCAGCTGTCTATGGAAGTTAATATGTGGCCTGAAGAGGGAATTCAGCCAAAGAAAATCGAATCAAGAATAAATAAGTCACTGAAGATATTGCACAATAGAAGATGCAGAGAGGATAAACTTTTCAAGTTGCACTCAGCAAGTAGGGTTCGTGTACAGAGCATAGAAAAAAGTGAAGAGAATGAAAACTTGTGTCTTATTGTTTTTGAGGTGTTATATGCCTCCCCTTCAATTGAGTTTACTGCTGAAGAATGGTATAGCTCATTAACTCCAGCAGAGGATGTATCCAATGAGATTCGTAAAGCTCAACACATTGGTATTTTCAAAGAAATTGGGTTTCCATATCGAATAATTTCCATCATTGGTGGTGGGAAAAGGGAAATAGATCTGTACGCCTACATCTTTGGGGCTGATTTAGCTGTTTTCTTCTTAATAGCCATATTTTATGAATCAGTTATGAAAGCTAACAGTGAGTTTCTTGAAGTCTACCAGTTTGAAGATCAGTTCCCAGAAGATTTTGTATCGGTTCTCATG GTTGTCTTTTTCTTGATCGTGCTGGATCGAATTATATACCTCTGTTCATTTGCAACAGGAAAAGTTATTTTCTATTTATTCAACCTTGTTCTCTTCACATATTCAATCACAAAATATGCTTGGGACATGGATCCTTTGCACAGATACTCTGGAAGATTAGCAATTCGTGCCATTTATTTTACAAAAGCAATTTCACTGGTTTTGCAAGCAATGCAAATTCATTTTGGGATTCCACACAAAAGCACTTTGTACAGGCAGTTTTTGACAAGTAGTGTTTCACGAGTTTATGTTTTGGGGTTTCGACTTTATCGAGCTATACCTTTCCTCTATGAATTGAGATGTGTGCTAGATTGGTCTTGCACGACAACATCTTTGACTATGTATGACTGGCTAAAG CTGGAAGATATTCATGCAAGCTTGTTTCTTGTCAAATGCGATGTGGTTTTGAATAGAGCCAGCCACCAACAAGGACAAAAACAGACAAAAATGACAAAGTTCTGCGGTGGGATATGTTTATTCTTTGTTTTAATGTGTGTTATATGGACTCCGATGCTG ATGTACAGTAGCGGTAACCCAACAAACATTGCAAATCCGATCAAAGATGCCAGTGTTCGGATTGATATAAAGACATTAAGTGGGAGGTTGACATTGTTTGAGACTACTTTGTGTGAAAAGATATCTTGGGAAAGGCTTGAAGCTCGTGCAAGTTTGGATCCTCTGGGTTATCTTAGTGCATACAATGGCAACGACATTCAATTAATTTGCTGCCAATCAGATGCAAGTAGATTGTGGCAAGTCCCACCTATTGTGCAGGCTAGATTTATGAAGTCCCTTAGGTGGAATATGGACATTACTTTCTATTGGGAATTTACCAGAGATAGGCCTAAAGGAAAGGAAGTAGTGAAATATGAATTAACAATACAGGAGCAGGATCTTCCCACATCTTATGAAGTGGCCAGAGTCTTCAATGGTACTTCCAATAGTTTCCCGGTATTCAATATTTATCCCAGATATTTTCGGGTCACAGGCTCCGGAGATGTGCGGTCTCTAGAACAGTCG ATCTTAACGGGCATAACGTCTTTGAAGGTCGAGCTGGTTAGTGGGGATCTTGTCCTTAACCGCGGGGATCCAGAGTGGTGGTCTTTCTATGATCTCGACATCTCAGATTCACATGGATGTGGGAAGTTCCCGGGACCAATGGCTATAATTGTATCCGAAGAGACCCCTC AGGGCATTATCGGTGAAACTCTAAGCAAGTTCAGCATTTGGGGACTTTACATCACGTTTGTGCTTGCAGTTGGACGTTTTATCAGATTACAATGCTCTGATTTACGAATGAGAATTCCTTTTGAGAACCTTCCTTCTTGTGACAG ATTGATGGCAATATGTGAAGATATATATGCTGCAAGAGCAGAAGGAGAGCTTGAAGTGGAAGAGATTCTGTATTGGACGCTTGTTAAAATCTACCGCTCTCCACACATGTTGTTAGAGTATACCCAGGCTGAATAA